The genomic segment CATCGCAAGCCATAGCTCGTAGGCGTCGCGCTCATGCACTGCGGCGGGTATGCCGCGCATCGCGCCGCGCAGGGCACCTGCGTCCTCGGGATGCTTTTCGTTGAGGATCAGGACATCTTGCGGGCGCAACAGCTGCGCCAGAATGCGCGGCGAGCCGGGGTAAAGGTGTGGCTCGCCCCCCTCGTTCACCGCCTGTACGGCAGCACGGTAGTCGGCCAGCAGGGGGTTCGGATCGGCAAATGCCCGCAGCACGCCCTGCGTGGCCTCACCGGTGCGTTGGGCCTGATCGCCGTGAAGGTCATACAGCCCGCAGCCGGCATGGGTGTCGATCAGGGTCAGTGCGCCCTCTTTGAGCTGCAAGGCCCGAACGAGGGCGATCAGCAGGCTATGCTTCACGACATCGGCGCTGTTTCCGGCATGGAAGGAATGGCGATAATTCATGGGAATTCAGAATCCTGACGACTTGCCTTGATGACGATTGAAAGCGTGGCGGTGCCTTCCGCGGTTGACTTCGCCTAGACAGAGAGTTCCTTGAACTGGCCCGGCGCGATCCCGGCGACAGTCCAGTCACCGATCGACCAGCGCACCAGCCTGAGAGTGGGCAGCCCGACCGCCGCCGTCATTCGGCGCACTTGTCGGTTGCGGCCTTCGCGGATGGTGATTTTCAGCCAACTGTCGGGAATGGACTTGCGCTGGCGTATCGGCGGATCGCGCGGCCAAAGGTCCGGCTCGTCAATGCGCGCAATTTGGGCCGGCAGGGTCATGCCATCCTTGAGCCGGACGCCCTTCCGCAAGCGTTCAAGTTCCTGCTCCTGCGGATCGCCTTCGATCTGCACAAGGTAGGTCTTGGGCAGCTTGAAGCGTGGATCGGCAATGCGCGCCTGCAGCCGCCCGTCATCGCATAGCAGCAGCAGGCCCTCGCTATCCCGATCGAGGCGCCCGGCGGGATAGATGCCCTTCACTGCAATGAAGTCGGACAATGTCGAGCGAACCGTTGGCGAACCGCGGTCGGTGAATTGCGACAAGACCCCGTAGGGTTTGTTGAACAGAAGCAGCCGGGCCATCCCGGATCCATATCGTTCGATTGCGGCTATGTCTTCAAGCTCATGTCGCCGCCGGATGTGATCGGCCTCATGGTGATGATGGAAGTCCGCTTCCCGTTGAGCCTGCAGAACGTCGAGGATCTAAAAGCCGAGCGCGGGATCCACATCGCGCAGATTCTCGCGCTCTTAAGCCGCGCTTTGCCGGTTGGAGACAGGTCGCCATCCGACGACAGAATTGACCTGGACGTCAGCTGATCCCGCCCGGCGTCAGAGCTGGCGCCGCAATGACAGGAACAGGCCGGTGGTGGAGCGATACCAGCGCTCTTCCTCGAACAGCAGGCGCCCGTCTGCCCGTGTCCCGTCATAGACTTTCCGGTCCCGCTCCCGCTTGCGGCCAAGGATGTTCTGGGCACTGGCCTCGATGGTCAGGCGCGGCGAGGCGGTGTAGGTCCATTTCAGGCTGATATAGGGCTCGTCCGAAGTCTGCCGCCATTCCGCAAGTCGGCGATAGGTCAGTTCCTGTCCGAAATAGACGTCGATCGCGAAGCTGGACCGCAAGGATGGCCGGTCGAGCGTGGCGTGGATTTCACCCGTGAAGGGCGCCAGTGCCGTGATCGGGCGACGCGAACCATCGACCGGATCGCGCACCGCACTGGATCGCCATTCGCCCGAGAAGGACACCCGTCCGCCCGAAATGCCAAGCGGATCGAGCGGCCATGTCACTTGAGCGCCCAGCGCGTTGATATGGCCCCGGCCGATATTGCCCGGCGCATCGAGCCCCTCGACCGGAATGAGGTCCAGCACGTTGTCGATACGGTGATGGCGATAGGTCAGTGTGACCACCCCGTCCTTGCCGAAACGCCGTTCGGCCGCCGCTTCCCCGATCCAGGCCGTCTGCGGTCGCAAGTCGAGATTGCCGGCATTGACCGTTCCGTCGATCAGCGAGGCTGAGCTGGCAAAATCGGTGAAATCCAGCTGCCCCACTTCTCGTTCCAGCCGCAGGCGGATCTGGCTGCGATTGCCTGCATCCCAGCGCATGAGCAGCTTGGGTTTGAAGAAGCCGAAGCGAGTGGTGTAGTCGAAATCGGTGACGCGGTTCGTCTGGCCAAGGCTGGAATATTCTCCCCGCGCAGTCGCCTCCGCAGTGAGGCGCGGGGAGAGGGGAACGGTCAGCTTGGCGGATGCATCGCCGCGCCATTCGGCAATCCGCACATCCGAATTCGGCAGCGCGACAGGCACTCCGTCGATCTCGAAGGCGCTCTGGCTGTCGAGCGAATTATAGGCGACCTCGCCATTGATTTCCCACGCAATGCCGCTGCCGGGCGCGCGGGCAAGGGTGGCGCGCAGGATGCGCTCGTCGGCGATGCTGTCGGCGCGGTAAAGGCTTGAGCCATCCGGGCCCTCACTTGCCGAACGGGTCGACACATCCTTGCGCGTGGCAAGAACGAGCAGCTTGGCCGAGAGGTTCGAGGCAAAGCTGCGCGACCATTCGGCACCAGCCTCGCCGCTATTGGTCCGGATCGCATCATCGGTGCGAGCCATACTTCCTGCAAGCGGCCCCTCGAGAAAATCGAGGACTTCGTGCGTTCGGTAATCCTGATGCGTGAAGGACAGATTGCCGCGAATGACCCCGCCCGCGAAGCCTGTGTCACCCGCCAGCCGGGCCTCAGCCCCGCGAATGGGAGAATCGATAGCCACCTTCGCTCGGTCAAACACGGTGCCATCGGGCAATCGGGTGATCCTTTTGCCGTCCCCGCTCTCATCCTGGTTCAGCGACAGGAGGAACGAGGCTTCCCAGCCGCCTTTCCTATTGCGGCGCGACATCTCGCCGCGCAGCGACGGCAACAGGGCACTGCCCGCATAGGAATAGTTGGAGAGCGTGACAGCCTGACTGCGGGATTCCTTGGCCACACGCACCACGTTGACCAGCAATTGCGCGCCCTGCTGATCGAGGCCCGGACGCGGGGTGCGGATCAGTTCGATACGCAGCACCTGCGCGGCGGGGATAGCCGTCAGCACATCGTCGATCGTGCGGTTCTTGGTGGACGGGCGCACCCCGTCGACCAGCACATTGCCCGCTGCCCCGGCAAAGCCACGCACGGCATCCCCGGAATCGATCACGAAGCCGGGTACCCGGCGGACCATGTCCAGCGCGGTCACCGGAGCGGCCTCGGCGAAATAGGCAGGTTCAAAGACAAGATCGCCGGCGGGCGTGGCCGTTGCGGCAGATGCGCCCTGCACGAGGGCGGTCGCCAGAATGAGTGTATTCAAGGAAATTACTTTCTCTTGCCCAATCGAGGCAGCATCGCTCGCAACGTCCGGTCGTCGGGGCGCTGGCCGTGCCAGAGGGCTGCCGCGATGTGGAGCGCGGCGATACCCAGCAGGGTTAACCCGCCCCATTTGTGGATATAGCTGAGCGCCAAGCTGAAGGTCTGGTGCCTGGGCAGCGGGCTCGGCAAAGAAACCCCGCCGGGCAGCTCAAGCGCGGGATTGATAAGGGCATCCATCAGATAACCGCTCACCGGCAGCGCGATCAGGAAGGCGAGCATCAGCCCTTGCGCCAGAATGGCCGCCGCCTGCATATGCGGCCCGCCCGTGCGCGGTGGCCTTGGCTTCAGGCGCCGCAGCGCGATCCAC from the Erythrobacter sp. SG61-1L genome contains:
- a CDS encoding TonB-dependent receptor yields the protein MNTLILATALVQGASAATATPAGDLVFEPAYFAEAAPVTALDMVRRVPGFVIDSGDAVRGFAGAAGNVLVDGVRPSTKNRTIDDVLTAIPAAQVLRIELIRTPRPGLDQQGAQLLVNVVRVAKESRSQAVTLSNYSYAGSALLPSLRGEMSRRNRKGGWEASFLLSLNQDESGDGKRITRLPDGTVFDRAKVAIDSPIRGAEARLAGDTGFAGGVIRGNLSFTHQDYRTHEVLDFLEGPLAGSMARTDDAIRTNSGEAGAEWSRSFASNLSAKLLVLATRKDVSTRSASEGPDGSSLYRADSIADERILRATLARAPGSGIAWEINGEVAYNSLDSQSAFEIDGVPVALPNSDVRIAEWRGDASAKLTVPLSPRLTAEATARGEYSSLGQTNRVTDFDYTTRFGFFKPKLLMRWDAGNRSQIRLRLEREVGQLDFTDFASSASLIDGTVNAGNLDLRPQTAWIGEAAAERRFGKDGVVTLTYRHHRIDNVLDLIPVEGLDAPGNIGRGHINALGAQVTWPLDPLGISGGRVSFSGEWRSSAVRDPVDGSRRPITALAPFTGEIHATLDRPSLRSSFAIDVYFGQELTYRRLAEWRQTSDEPYISLKWTYTASPRLTIEASAQNILGRKRERDRKVYDGTRADGRLLFEEERWYRSTTGLFLSLRRQL
- the rlmJ gene encoding 23S rRNA (adenine(2030)-N(6))-methyltransferase RlmJ — its product is MNYRHSFHAGNSADVVKHSLLIALVRALQLKEGALTLIDTHAGCGLYDLHGDQAQRTGEATQGVLRAFADPNPLLADYRAAVQAVNEGGEPHLYPGSPRILAQLLRPQDVLILNEKHPEDAGALRGAMRGIPAAVHERDAYELWLAMLPTRTPRGVVVVDPPYEQTDERTRITTTLAAAHRKWAHGVTVIWYPLKERHTHSRWKEQLRKLGIPKFLAVEHWLYDSDQPGIYNGAGLFIVNPPYAFTQALPPLLEALRATLAPEGHSGEIAAYWLDD
- a CDS encoding pseudouridine synthase, which translates into the protein MARLLLFNKPYGVLSQFTDRGSPTVRSTLSDFIAVKGIYPAGRLDRDSEGLLLLCDDGRLQARIADPRFKLPKTYLVQIEGDPQEQELERLRKGVRLKDGMTLPAQIARIDEPDLWPRDPPIRQRKSIPDSWLKITIREGRNRQVRRMTAAVGLPTLRLVRWSIGDWTVAGIAPGQFKELSV
- a CDS encoding cytochrome b/b6 domain-containing protein, which produces MTEDESGSSGWSLPVILLHWVTGGLVLAVAGLAVFLLSPPEWSQFYIDRYMAWIGWHRLGGLAVLLLAAGWIALRRLKPRPPRTGGPHMQAAAILAQGLMLAFLIALPVSGYLMDALINPALELPGGVSLPSPLPRHQTFSLALSYIHKWGGLTLLGIAALHIAAALWHGQRPDDRTLRAMLPRLGKRK